A stretch of DNA from Spirosoma endbachense:
CAATCACTACCAGATCGGTAACGGTGAAATCGATGTATTGCTCGCATTCCAGCAAAACGTACGCCGGGAATACAACCACCCTACGCAACCTGATCAGCCAGGGCTATACGTACGTCTGAACACGCTCAACTATGGTGTTCGCTACAACCTCCCTACCCTGTCGAATATTTCGACTACAGTGGGGGTAAACGGTATGTATCAGAGCAACAAAAATAAGAATGGTACAAACTTCCCGATTCCAGACTACACGCTCTTCGATGTCGGCACGTTCGTTTTTCTGAAGTGGCAGGTCGACAAACTGACATTAAGCGGGGGAGCCCGTTACGACCAGCGCCAGCTGCGTGGCGATGATTTTTACGTTCGTGCCAATGTTCGGGATGGCTTCGATGAGCATGTTACCCTCCCCGATACAGCCGGAGCAACCTTACAATTCCCTCGTCTGCATCAGTCCTTTACCGGCATTTCAATGAGCGTGGGCCTTACCTATGAGTTCTCCGACAAACTGGCTCTAAAAGCCAATATTGCACGGGGTTATCGCGCACCCAGCATTACCGAAATTGCGTCGAACGGGCTCGATCCCGGTGCCCACATCGTGTATATGGGAAACCGAAATTTCAAACCCGAATTCAGCTTACAGGAAGATATCGGCCTGACACTCACACTTCCCGACATGAATCTGGGGGTCAGCGTGTTCAATAACTACATTCAGAACTACATATCGCTGGCGCAGTTAGTTGATGCACAAGGCAATCCGGTGGTCATTGTGCCGGGAAACAAAACGTTTCAATATCAGCAGGCATCGGCACAGCTTTATGGTTTCGAAACCCAGTTCAGTATTCACCCAACCGGCTGGCGGGGCTTCAGTTTCGACAATAGTATAGCTGTTGTCTATGGTTTCAATCGCGGGAGCCGCTTCGCAGAAACGGGCGTACATGGTGAATATTTACCTTTTATTCCTCCCCTGCGCATCTCGACGGGTGTTAGTAAGCTCATTCCGACGAAAAGCCAGTGGCTCACGGAACTGACCGTTAAAGCCGATGTCGATCACAATGCCCGCCAGGATCGGTATCTGGGCCTGAACAATACCGAAACAGCCACAGCAGCCTATACGCTCGTCAATGCCGGAATCGATGGCGCGATTCATATTGGCCAGAACCGACCTGCGCTACGCCTTTTGTTCCAGGTCAATAATTTGTTCGATGTAGCTTATCAGTCCAATCTGAGCCGATTGAAGTATTTCGAATACTTTACGCATTCGCCCAATGGGCATCTGGGCATATACGGCATGGGCCGAAACATGTGCGTGAAACTAACGATTCCGTTTAATTGAATGAGCCAGGTAACTTAGCTGTCCTGCTGCTGAAAGTAGGGTTTTCGCTCAGAGGTGTGCAACGGTTTCTAATCGCACTCTTGCTAACCGTGGCACACCTTTGAGCGAAAATCCTAGAAAGAAAATAGACACTGTTTTCATCGTCAGCAGGACAACTAATTACTGCTGATTTTTAAAGTATCGGATCATCTCGCCGTATCCCATTCCCATCGACAATCCCCGTAAGGCTTTGGTAATGCGATTGGCTTTGGTTTCGGTGGTTTTGGCGTCTTCGATCCATTTGCTGAAGTAGTTCTGGTGACCTTTGGGCAACGTTTCAAAAAATTTCAGCGCATCAGGATCATCCTGCAAACACTCCAGGAAGTCGGCAGATAAGGGTAACGGCGAATCATCCACATCGATCGTGACCCGCACCGATGCACCTTCTTCTTTCCGAATACTACGGCGCATGGTTGCGTTAACAGGCATAATAAACGCCCCTTCCGAACCGCCCGATCGTCCCATCGGGATCAGGGCTACCTGTTTAATTTCCAGATTATCCAGCGTTCCTTTAACCCGAAAAGATGTTTTCTGTCCGGGTTTCAGCACATCCGTCACATCAATCGGTAGTTCGATGTATGTCCAGCCGGTCTTTTCGCCTTTTTTGTCAAACTTCTGAAGAATGGTAGTAAACGTGGGCATAGTGAGTTATTGATAAGTCAATACCGCGCCAGTGTAGCCATTAGCGACTCTTTTATATCCTGAGCTAAACTGGCAGGCTGTATTACGGTCAGGTGTTCGCCATAACTGCGCAGATGCATCAGCAAATCGCGGTTGGGCGCAAGTCGCAGCCGGACAACACATTCTTCGTCCGTGTCGCGGATAACCTCCTGCGTCTGATGAATCGGCTTCGCCGTTACATAGCGACCAAACAGGGGAGAAAACGACAATAAAATCTCTTCGACCGGCCCGCTGCTATCCGTAATGCCATAAATATGCTCAAACAATTCACTGACATTCGTTAACACATCGGGTGGAACGGCGCAGGGATCATCCGTAATTTCCAGATCACTCATTCGGTCAAGTGCGAAGGTTCGCTCTTTGCCCGAAGGTTCGTCATAGCCAATCACGTACCAGCTATCGGCCACTTCGCGCAGTAAGATAGGATGCAACGTTCGTAGTTTTGGTACCTCAGCCAACGGATCGGACATAGTGACTGCCGTTTCGTGTTTCAGATAGCGAAAGGTAATCTGCCGGTTCTGGTTAATGGCCCGAATCAGAACCGGTACGTAATGGCGATTCCCGCCCAGCACACGCTCTTCTACATACACGACGCGTCGCGTCAGACCTTCGGTTTTTACCTCCCGAATAATATCCAGACTTTGCCGCACTTTCTGCAGGGCGTTGGCCAACTCACCCGCTACCGACGCCCCTTGTGTGGCTGTCAGCACTTCACGGGCGTAATCGAGGGCTTCCATGTCGTCGGGTGAGAGCATCAGCCGGAGCAATCGAAACTGCGGATCGGTGTAGTAATAGCCGTTGCGCCGTTTGTCGTAGGCAATGGGCGCGTCATGGTCTTCGCGCAATCGCTGAATGTCTTTTTCCAGGGATGAAATGGAGCGAATCCCGCACTTGTCGCGGCAGAGGTCAAACAGTTTCTGTTTGGAAAACTGGCGGGGATATCGGCTAATGATTTCGTCGATGAGTCGGTAACGTTGAAAGGCTGATCGGGTAATAGGCATACGAATGACGAATGAGTTAAATCATCTGGAAAAATCTGCTCCGTTTGTCAGGACTAAATCCAGACAGACTGTCGGGGTACAAAGCCCGGCACAAAAAAGAGAAAAATATTTTCACAAAAAAAGAAGGGCGTAAAAAGATTACGTTTTACCCGATAGAACTTTGTTCTGTGAATTTTTAAACAACCATACTAATGAACACTTTCTTTCGCTCCAATCAGAATCGCGCTGCCAGCTCAGCACCATCTCTTTTTCCACCATTCAACACCGCTGCTCAATGGACAGCGGCAGCCGTTACGCCCCGCCCATCGAAACGGGCTACGTTGTCGGCAGGGCAGTTACTCGACATCGAACTGGGCCTGTTTCTGTTATCGCAACTCCTGCCCACGGCCCCTCCCGACGCTCTGCCGGGTTTACTGACCGACACCGATTCGTCGTTTCTGGAGCGGCCAACCTGGACTCCCAAGCAACTCAAATTACTGAACCGGGGCCGGGTTGTGCTGAGCCATATTCAGCAACGCAATGTATGGACAGCTTTGCTGGATGCCTACACCACCATCCCCGACCGGTTACAAGCCTATGACATCAGTACCGATCGCAGCCGATTCTGCGAAAAGACGGTTGGCTTTTTCCGTAATCGCATTATTACGCTGAAGCAGATTGTGAGCTAACCACTAACCGACGGTTCTCTTTTTTACCACTTGCATTGCCGTTTTTACGCGATGACAGGCCTGTTATTGCCCAATTCCCTGCCTTCAATTCCCTTTCTCTATGCTCACGAACCTGCTCCAGCGTGTCCAGAATTACTTCGATCCATCACTATCTCTAAAAAAATTACAACCTACAACCGCTTGTCCAACACCCCAACCCACACCCACACAGCTGCCTCTACCGACTAAACCATTACGCACGCTGAAATTGATTATGGTAACGGCAGAAAACAACAACAAATACTATGAAATGCACGAGCAGGAAAATGATACGTTTACCGTTCACTATGGGCGGGTAGGCGGCACAAAAAGTGTCGCAACCTATCCTATAGCGCAATGGAATAAAAAGTTTCGCGAGAAAGTAGCGAAAGGCTACGTCGATCAGACTCATCTCTATGCCGATACGACGGTAACCTCAGATGCCAGTTCCATTGCAGACCCTTCGGTACGTGGCCTGATGAGTCGGCTGATGGACTTCGCAAATCAGTCAATTTACCAGAACTACGTCGTTACAGCCCAACAGGTAACGCGTAAACAAGTCGAAACGGCCCAGCAACTGCTCGATGAGCTAGCCAAACTGGTATCGCTGGGCGTAGACATATCGGCCTACAACAGCAAACTGCTCGATCTCTTTAAAGTCATTCCCCGAAAAATGGGGAAAGTCGGTCAGCATCTGGTTGCTCAGGTCCCTCAAACGGCAGATGAGTTACAGACATTGCATACCCAGTTAGCCAGCGAGCAGGATACCCTCGACGTTATGCGTGGACAGGTCGAACTGGCCCAGTCGAAAACGGATAGTAATCTACCTCCGCCGGGCCTGCTGGAAACAATGAACCTTAGGGTCGAACCGGTCACCGACCAACGCGTGCTCAATCTCATTAAGCAGATGATGGGACCGGATGTCGATAAGTTCGACGCGGCCTTCAGTGTTCAGCAGGCGGCAACTCAGGCAGCTTTCGACGCTCATATAAAACAGGCCAGAAAATCCAAAACGCAGCTTCTGTGGCATGGCAGTCGCAGCGAAAACTGGATGTCTATTCTAAAAACAGGCCTTGTGCTGCGTCCGGCCAATGCGGTCATTAACGGCAAAATGTTTGGATACGGCATCTATTTCGCCGATCAGTTCAGCAAATCGCTGAACTATACCTCACTGCATGGCTCGGTCTGGGCCAATGGGAAGCAGAAAGAAGGGTATCTGGGCATCTATGAGGTACATGTGGGCGAACAAATGGTGGTAAGCCAGCACGAAGCCCGGTATCAACAGCTTGACAGCGATGCCCTTAAACGCATTAATCCTGCTTACGATTCGGTCTTTGCTCAACGTGGGGTCAGCCTATTGAAAAACGAATTCATTGTTTACAACCAGGCTCAATGCACGGTTCGGTACATGGTTAAAATTAAGATCTGACATGAACGCATCACTGAAGCAAATAACACCCTCTGTTGTCTGTCTGGCAGCCACTACCCTGATCCTGGCCGAAGGGGCAACCAGTTCGCTTATTGTAAAGCAATTCCTGCGCAATCGGGGCTATCGGGCCTATCAGTCGGAGATATCGAACTGGTTGTTTACAGTAGCCTTGCAGGAAGGATGGGCCATCAACGACAACGGTATGTTCCGGGTCTACTACTTTCCCACGCTCAAAACATTACCCCAATAACACGAAGCATGGCCTGAAATTCTGGTCGTCAAGCGTAAACGTTCCGCTTCTTTTTGTCCGCTTTTTTACGTGTGCTGTCTCAACATTAAACAATTTGTACGCATGACGCCCATACAGCCCGTATCGTTTGATGCCCCGCTTGAGCACTATCAGAATCAGGCCGAGGAGCTCCTTAAGGCCCAAAAATTGGGTGACAATCAACAATTTCAACAAATCCAGAACCACCAGCTGACCTTTCGAAACTGGCCGGAAGATGACTTTCACGAAACCGGATTCAGTCTGGTCGACGCTCAGCAGATCATTGCCCATGTGTACGGATTCGAGAACTGGAAAGAGCTGGCTAATTATGTCGACCAGGTAACACAGGCGCATTCGGCGGTCTGGCAGTTTGAATCGGCCATTGAAGCAATGATAATCGGTGATGCAACCACACTTTCGTCGCTGCTACAGAACAATCCAGAGTTGGTTCATATGCGTTCGATGCGTGTGCACCACGCTATGCTTCTCCACTATGTCGGGGCCAACGGTGTTGAGAACTACCGTCAGAAATCGCCGATGAACGCCGTTGCCATCACTGAATTAGTACTCAGATCGGGCGCCGACGTCGACGCTCTGGCCGACACCTACGGCAAAGGGACAACTTTGGGGCTGGTAGCGACAAGCCTTCATCCCTTCAGGGCTGGTGTTCAAATTCCGCTGATCAAAAGCTTACTAACTCATGGCGCATCGATGGTTGGTTTGGCTGATGGATGGTCACCGCTGATGGCGGCTTTGGCGAATGGCTATCCGGAAGCCGCTGAAACGCTGGCTACGCATGGCGCCCCAATTGACAGTGTCGTGGCCGCAGCCGGATTGGGACGACTTGATCTCGTTCAGGGATTTTTCAATGAAACGGGTACAGCAAACACGCTGGCTACACCGCTTCAGGAAATGCCTCAAGAGCTGGAAGCACAACTGGAAAGTGCTTTTTTCTATGCCTGCACCTATGGGCATATCGACGTGGCCGAGTTCCTGTTAAACCGTGGAGTTGATCCAAACGCCCAGAACAGGGACGGTCAAAGCAGTTTACACTGCGCTGTACTGGGTGGACAGCCTGGCATGGTCAAATGGCTTCTGGAACACAACGCACCCCTTGAAGTCAGAAACCTATTCGGTGGAACGGTGCTGGGTCAGGCGCTCTGGTGCGTCAGCTACGGCAATCCAGCGATAGATTATGTACCGATTATTGAGACATTGCTCGATGCCGGTGCCACGATTGAACCAGGAGTCATTACCTGGTTGAAGCAGCAGCCTGGACTCGCTGCTCAGACAATGATACGTATTGAAGAAATGCTCCGGCGGTACGGAGCGCAAGCCTAATGATTTGCTGGACACTACGCATGCATATCGGACTACTACTGTGGGGGCTAACGATGAGTCGCCACCTCTATTGGCATTACCTGACAGTTTGTGGAGCAGTGGTTTGCCAGTCCAGCCTGCTCTGCTGGGCCTATCAGCCGAGACTACGGTCTATCGCTCAAAAGCTTGCGAGATCCTGGTAAGATTGGGGCGAAAAATATTTTTTGCACTAGTTACACAACGTAAGAAATTTACGTTCTTCTAGTTGCAACTTTGACATGAACAACGAACAACAAGATCAACTAATGAACGCGCAATTAACCTCCTATCCCACCACAGCCCGCCCGGCCCTGTCCAGCCTTTTGCGCTGGCAGGAGCCGCTGGCGACTCGGTTACGCTATCGCCATGCGCTGCCTGGCATGGTAGCCAACCGGCTGCTCAATGTCGAACTGGGCCTGTACCTGATGGCCGAATTGCTGCCCCTGGCTCCGGCGGTATCCCTCCCCGACCTGCTCAACGGTCAGGGTCCGGCCTATCGTCAGCGCACCATCTGGTCGCCCCGGCAACACCGCACCCTGAGTCAGGCTCGGGTATTGCTGGCTCCCTACCGCGACAGGGCGGTCTGGTTTAAAGCCCTGGACAAATACGCTACTTTATCGCCGGAATTACGGATTTACTCCCTGAAAGGCGGTGGTGGCTGGAATCCCGACGTTAGTAGTTACGTCATGCGCGAACGCCTGAGCCTGTTTCAGGATGCGCTGGCCTAGGAAATCGCAATCGCGGGAATGATTTTACCCAAATTTACGAATCGAACGAATCGCCTTTTATCATGAAGTTTCTATCTCTTGAGCCCTTCATTCCATCAGGGAATAATTTTGAAGGCACTAAGCAATTTTTTCAGGAATTAGGGTTCACCATCAATTGGGATGCTGGTGACTATGTGGGCTTTGACCGAGACGGATGCAAATTCATTTTACAGAAATTTGACAACGTCGAGTTTGCGCAAAATCTCATGGTGAATGTACGGATCAGCAACGCCGACGAATTCTGGCGGGAGGTAACGGAGAAAAAACTCCCTGAAACGTTTGGCATTCGGATCGGCAAACCAATCAACCAGCCTTATGGCCGGGAAGTGAACATAATTGATCTGGCCGGTGTCTGCTGGCATTTTGTTGAATAGCCATGTTATTTTTTTCTGTGCTCAATAGCAGGACTTCCGGTGAGCGCCTTCATAGGTGTGCCACGGTTGCTGATGACGCTCCTACTAACCGTGGCACACCCTCGAGGGCGCTTACTGAAAGTCGCTGGATGAATTGAGGCAATAAATAAGGCTTCTTAAACGGCCTTATGCGAAAGGGTGCTTAACTTCATGGCTCGTTACCCCCTTCGCCCCCCTCTTTTTATGAACCGACGGAGTTTTGTTAAAGCCAGTTCAGTCCTTTCAGTATCTGCTGCTACATTGACAGCCTGCTCATCGCCAAAATCAGCAGGTACGGAAACCGACTCCGCCCCTTTTGTCGACGAGTTTGCGCTCAATGAATTAACCATCAACGACCTGCAGCAAAAAATGCAGTCGGGAGAATATACCTCCGAAGCCATCACCCAACTCTACCTGGACCGTATTGAGGCCATCGACAAAAAAGGTCCCCGCCTGAACGCTGTCATTGAGATCAACCCTGATGCCCTGACCATAGCCCAATCGATGGATCAGGCGCGAAAGGCCGGTAAGCTCCGGGGGCCCATGCATGGCATTCCGGTACTGATCAAGGATAACATCGACACCGGCGATCAACAGATGACAACTGCTGGTGCTTTAGCGCTGGAAGGCCGCAAAGCAGCTAAAGACGCCTTTATTGTTGTTCAATTGCGGAAGGCTGGCGCGGTCATACTGGGTAAAACCAACCTGAGCGAGTGGGCCAACTTTCGATCGACCCGTTCCAGCAGCGGCTGGAGTAGTCGGGGCGGGCAAACCCGAAATCCTTACATTCTGGATCGCAATCCGAGCGGCTCCAGTTCGGGCTCCGGCTCGGCAACATCCGCAAATTTATGCGCCGTTGCGGTGGGCACCGAAACGGATGGTTCCATCATTGCCCCTTCGTCTCATTGTGGGCTCGTTGGCCTGAAGCCAACGGTAGGACTGGTCAGCCGCAGTGGCATTATCCCCATCTCCCATACCCAGGATACCGCCGGACCCATGACCCGCACCGTAACCGATGCGGCTATTTTGCTGGGTGCGCTCACAGGCGTTGATCCCGACGATGCCGTGACGCTCGAAAGCCGTGGCAAGAGTGTAGCTGACTATACGCAATTTCTGAAAGCTGAAGGTTTGTCGGGCAAACGGATCGGCATTGAGAAATCGTTCTTAAAAGGGTACGAAGGCGTTGTTGGTCTGTACAAAGAAGCCATTGATGTACTGAAAAAGCAGGGGGCTACCATCGTGGAAGTCGAGTTAATGAAAGAGCTTCAGGGCATGGGCGGGGCCGAATTTACCGTGCTTCAATATGAGTTCAAAGATGGCGTAAACCGCTACTTATCGACGGCCAATGCCAGGGTAAAGACCTTGGCCGATGTGATTGCCTTTAATCAAAAGAATCAGGCGAAGGCCATGCCTTTCTTTAAACAGGAAACGCTCGAAAGCAGTGAAGCCAAAGGCGATTTGACCAGTAAAGAATATACCGAAGCACTCGCCAGAACACAAAACTGGCGACAACGTATCGACCGGCTAATGGCGGCTAATAAACTGGATGCGATTGGCGGCACCAGCATCGGCCCAGCGGGCTGCATCGACCTCATCAACGGCGACTACGACACGGGCTTTTACTTCTGCCCACCAGCCGCCATGGCGGGTTATCCCCACCTGACTATCCCCATGGGAACCGTTCACGGCTTACCGGTCGGTTTCTCGCTCATCGCCGGAGCCTATCAGGAAGGCGCGTTACTGGCAATCGGCTACGCCTACGAACAGGCTTCTAAAAAGCGAGAGCGGCCGGGGTTTTTGAAGTCGTTGATTCCGGGGTAATTGGAAACAATAAGTCAGATCTGATTCGAGTTCCAGATCGTCACCCCATTCAGCAACTAGTTTACGAATCCCATGCTTATTTAAACCTATAAGGTCTTAGAGGTTTGCGGTTCACCAAAGAAACTTGCGCGCGATACGTAACAATTGATATATTAAGCAACATAACAGAGCCTTGCAAGGGTCACAAACCAATTTACGCAAAATAATACAGTACCCATATACTCGCCCCCGTCAGCAAGCCCGCCCATAGCAGGTCACCGTCATGGCCGAAACGGGCTGTGTTCTGACCGATATTGAGTGCGGGCAGCTCTTCAGTGGTAGAGCGTTTGTGCAGAAAAAATAAACCAAACGTGGCCAACGCA
This window harbors:
- a CDS encoding helix-turn-helix transcriptional regulator — protein: MPITRSAFQRYRLIDEIISRYPRQFSKQKLFDLCRDKCGIRSISSLEKDIQRLREDHDAPIAYDKRRNGYYYTDPQFRLLRLMLSPDDMEALDYAREVLTATQGASVAGELANALQKVRQSLDIIREVKTEGLTRRVVYVEERVLGGNRHYVPVLIRAINQNRQITFRYLKHETAVTMSDPLAEVPKLRTLHPILLREVADSWYVIGYDEPSGKERTFALDRMSDLEITDDPCAVPPDVLTNVSELFEHIYGITDSSGPVEEILLSFSPLFGRYVTAKPIHQTQEVIRDTDEECVVRLRLAPNRDLLMHLRSYGEHLTVIQPASLAQDIKESLMATLARY
- a CDS encoding ankyrin repeat domain-containing protein, with the translated sequence MTPIQPVSFDAPLEHYQNQAEELLKAQKLGDNQQFQQIQNHQLTFRNWPEDDFHETGFSLVDAQQIIAHVYGFENWKELANYVDQVTQAHSAVWQFESAIEAMIIGDATTLSSLLQNNPELVHMRSMRVHHAMLLHYVGANGVENYRQKSPMNAVAITELVLRSGADVDALADTYGKGTTLGLVATSLHPFRAGVQIPLIKSLLTHGASMVGLADGWSPLMAALANGYPEAAETLATHGAPIDSVVAAAGLGRLDLVQGFFNETGTANTLATPLQEMPQELEAQLESAFFYACTYGHIDVAEFLLNRGVDPNAQNRDGQSSLHCAVLGGQPGMVKWLLEHNAPLEVRNLFGGTVLGQALWCVSYGNPAIDYVPIIETLLDAGATIEPGVITWLKQQPGLAAQTMIRIEEMLRRYGAQA
- a CDS encoding WGR domain-containing protein; this translates as MLTNLLQRVQNYFDPSLSLKKLQPTTACPTPQPTPTQLPLPTKPLRTLKLIMVTAENNNKYYEMHEQENDTFTVHYGRVGGTKSVATYPIAQWNKKFREKVAKGYVDQTHLYADTTVTSDASSIADPSVRGLMSRLMDFANQSIYQNYVVTAQQVTRKQVETAQQLLDELAKLVSLGVDISAYNSKLLDLFKVIPRKMGKVGQHLVAQVPQTADELQTLHTQLASEQDTLDVMRGQVELAQSKTDSNLPPPGLLETMNLRVEPVTDQRVLNLIKQMMGPDVDKFDAAFSVQQAATQAAFDAHIKQARKSKTQLLWHGSRSENWMSILKTGLVLRPANAVINGKMFGYGIYFADQFSKSLNYTSLHGSVWANGKQKEGYLGIYEVHVGEQMVVSQHEARYQQLDSDALKRINPAYDSVFAQRGVSLLKNEFIVYNQAQCTVRYMVKIKI
- a CDS encoding YdeI/OmpD-associated family protein; its protein translation is MPTFTTILQKFDKKGEKTGWTYIELPIDVTDVLKPGQKTSFRVKGTLDNLEIKQVALIPMGRSGGSEGAFIMPVNATMRRSIRKEEGASVRVTIDVDDSPLPLSADFLECLQDDPDALKFFETLPKGHQNYFSKWIEDAKTTETKANRITKALRGLSMGMGYGEMIRYFKNQQ
- a CDS encoding pPIWI_RE_Z domain-containing protein, which encodes MNAQLTSYPTTARPALSSLLRWQEPLATRLRYRHALPGMVANRLLNVELGLYLMAELLPLAPAVSLPDLLNGQGPAYRQRTIWSPRQHRTLSQARVLLAPYRDRAVWFKALDKYATLSPELRIYSLKGGGGWNPDVSSYVMRERLSLFQDALA
- a CDS encoding VOC family protein produces the protein MKFLSLEPFIPSGNNFEGTKQFFQELGFTINWDAGDYVGFDRDGCKFILQKFDNVEFAQNLMVNVRISNADEFWREVTEKKLPETFGIRIGKPINQPYGREVNIIDLAGVCWHFVE
- a CDS encoding pPIWI_RE_Z domain-containing protein — encoded protein: MNTFFRSNQNRAASSAPSLFPPFNTAAQWTAAAVTPRPSKRATLSAGQLLDIELGLFLLSQLLPTAPPDALPGLLTDTDSSFLERPTWTPKQLKLLNRGRVVLSHIQQRNVWTALLDAYTTIPDRLQAYDISTDRSRFCEKTVGFFRNRIITLKQIVS
- a CDS encoding TonB-dependent receptor: MKLFFLFISIGLMGRLVYAQPTPNRIIRGSVIDADNRKPIPFGTITLIGSTKGALTDARGQFSLSIKADSVTHKLVISCVGFKSDTLLIQPGTDTYSVDMLPNTNTLNEVVVTGVTRGTLLRQNPVAVLAISRRAIEGTASSNIIDVLVKNAPGLNAVKTGPNISKPFIRGLGYNRVLTLYDGVRQEGQQWGDEHGIEVDNYNIDRAEVIKGPASLMYGSDALAGVVSMMPNYPKDTEGKIKVGIVTEYQSNNRLLGESVSLASGGARWAWNLRGSLRAATNYQNKIDGRVYNTGFSEKTLTAMLGYSGQRGYSRFGASLYDNLQGIPDGSRDSLTRQFTKQVDESGLDDIQNRPIVPASDLLPYKLGPLHQRIQHYRLHTNNHYQIGNGEIDVLLAFQQNVRREYNHPTQPDQPGLYVRLNTLNYGVRYNLPTLSNISTTVGVNGMYQSNKNKNGTNFPIPDYTLFDVGTFVFLKWQVDKLTLSGGARYDQRQLRGDDFYVRANVRDGFDEHVTLPDTAGATLQFPRLHQSFTGISMSVGLTYEFSDKLALKANIARGYRAPSITEIASNGLDPGAHIVYMGNRNFKPEFSLQEDIGLTLTLPDMNLGVSVFNNYIQNYISLAQLVDAQGNPVVIVPGNKTFQYQQASAQLYGFETQFSIHPTGWRGFSFDNSIAVVYGFNRGSRFAETGVHGEYLPFIPPLRISTGVSKLIPTKSQWLTELTVKADVDHNARQDRYLGLNNTETATAAYTLVNAGIDGAIHIGQNRPALRLLFQVNNLFDVAYQSNLSRLKYFEYFTHSPNGHLGIYGMGRNMCVKLTIPFN
- a CDS encoding amidase; the protein is MNRRSFVKASSVLSVSAATLTACSSPKSAGTETDSAPFVDEFALNELTINDLQQKMQSGEYTSEAITQLYLDRIEAIDKKGPRLNAVIEINPDALTIAQSMDQARKAGKLRGPMHGIPVLIKDNIDTGDQQMTTAGALALEGRKAAKDAFIVVQLRKAGAVILGKTNLSEWANFRSTRSSSGWSSRGGQTRNPYILDRNPSGSSSGSGSATSANLCAVAVGTETDGSIIAPSSHCGLVGLKPTVGLVSRSGIIPISHTQDTAGPMTRTVTDAAILLGALTGVDPDDAVTLESRGKSVADYTQFLKAEGLSGKRIGIEKSFLKGYEGVVGLYKEAIDVLKKQGATIVEVELMKELQGMGGAEFTVLQYEFKDGVNRYLSTANARVKTLADVIAFNQKNQAKAMPFFKQETLESSEAKGDLTSKEYTEALARTQNWRQRIDRLMAANKLDAIGGTSIGPAGCIDLINGDYDTGFYFCPPAAMAGYPHLTIPMGTVHGLPVGFSLIAGAYQEGALLAIGYAYEQASKKRERPGFLKSLIPG